A DNA window from Camelina sativa cultivar DH55 chromosome 17, Cs, whole genome shotgun sequence contains the following coding sequences:
- the LOC104759547 gene encoding homeobox-leucine zipper protein ATHB-9-like gives MMAHSMDDRDSPDKGFDSGKYVRYTPEQVEALERVYAECPKPSSLRRQQLIRECPILCNIEPRQIKVWFQNRRCREKQRKESARLQTVNRKLSAMNKLLMEENDRLQKQVSHLVYENGFMKHRIHTASGTTTDNSCESVVVSGQQRQQQNPTHQHHLLSIAEETLAEFLSKATGTAVDWVQMIGMKPGPDSIGIVAVSRNCSGIAARACGLVSLEPMKVAEILKDRPSWFRDCRCVETLNVIPTGSGGTIELVNIQIYAPTTLAAARDFWTLRYSTSLEDGSYVVCERSLTSATGGPNGPLSSSFVRAKMLSSGFLIRPCDGGGSIIHIVDHVDLDVSSVPEVLRPLYESSKILAQKMTVAALRHVRQIAQETSGEVQYSVGRQPAVLRTFSQRLCRGFNDAVNGFADDGWSPMSSDGAEDITIMINSSSAKFAGSQYGSSFLPSFGSGVLCAKASMLLQNVPPLVLIRFLREHRAEWADYGVDAYSAASLRATPFAVPCVRTGGFPSNQVILPLAQTLEHEEFLEVVRLGGHAYSPEDMGLSRDMYLLQLCSGVDENVVGGCAQLVFAPIDESFADDAPLLPSGFRVIPLEQKINPNDHQSASRTRDLASSLDGSTKTDTETNSRLVLTIAFQFTFDNHSRDNVATMARQYVRNVVGSIQRVALAITPRPGSMQLPTSPEALTLVRWITRSYSAHTGADLFGTDSQS, from the exons ATGATGGCTCACTCCATGGACGATAGAGACTCTCCTGACAAAGGTTTTGATTCGGGCAAGTACGTTAGGTACACGCCGGAGCAAGTTGAAGCTCTTGAGAGAGTTTATGCTGAGTGTCCTAAACCTAGCTCTCTTCGAAGACAACAGCTTATTCGTGAATGTCCCATCCTCTGTAACATCGAGCCTCGACAGATCAAAGTTTGGTTCCAGAATCGAAG ATGTCGAGAGAAGCAGAGGAAAGAGTCAGCTCGTCTTCAGACAGTGAACAGGAAGCTGAGTGCTATGAACAAGCTTTTGATGGAAGAGAATGACCGTTTGCAGAAGCAAGTCTCCCACTTGGTTTATGAGAATGGATTCATGAAACATCGTATCCACACT GCTTCTGGGACGACCACAGACAACAGCTGTGAGTCTGTGGTCGTGAGTGGTCAGCAACGTCAGCAGCAAAACCCAACACATCAGCATCA TCTTCTCTCGATTGCGGAGGAGACCTTGGCAGAGTTCCTTAGTAAGGCTACAGGAACGGCTGTCGACTGGGTCCAGATGATTGGGATGAAG CCTGGTCCGGATTCTATTGGCATCGTAGCTGTTTCACGCAACTGCAGTGGAATAGCAGCACGTGCCTGTGGCCTCGTGAGTTTAGAACCCATGAAG GTCGCTGAAATCCTCAAAGATCGTCCATCATGGTTCCGTGACTGTCGATGTGTCGAGACTCTGAATGTTATACCCACTGGAAGCGGTGGTACTATCGAACTTGTCAACATTCAG ATCTATGCTCCTACAACATTAGCAGCAGCTCGTGACTTTTGGACGCTGAGATATAGTACAAGTCTAGAAGATGGAAGCTATGTG GTTTGTGAGAGGTCACTCACTTCTGCAACAGGTGGCCCTAATGGTCCGCTGTCTTCAAGCTTTGTGAGAGCCAAAATGCTGTCAAGTGGGTTTCTTATCCGTCCTTGTGATGGTGGTGGCTCAATTATTCACATTGTTGATCATGTTGATTTGGAT GTCTCAAGTGTTCCTGAAGTCCTCAGGCCTCTCTATGAGTCTTCCAAAATTCTTGCTCAGAAGATGACCGTCGCT GCTTTGAGACATGTGAGGCAAATTGCTCAAGAGACCAGTGGAGAAGTTCAGTATAGTGTTGGACGCCAGCCTGCTGTTTTAAGAACTTTCAGCCAAAGACTCTGCcg TGGTTTCAATGATGCTGTAAATGGTTTTGCGGATGATGGATGGTCTCCAATGAGTAGTGATGGAGCAGAGGATATTACAATCATGATCAACTCTTCCTCTGCTAAATTCGCTGGCTCTCAATATGGTAGTTCATTTCTTCCAAGTTTTGGCAGCGGTGTCCTCTGTGCCAAAGCTTCTATGCTGTTGCAG AATGTTCCACCCCTTGTACTGATCCGTTTCCTGAGAGAACACCGAGCTGAATGGGCAGACTATGGGGTTGATGCCTATTCTGCTGCATCTCTCAGAGCAACTCCTTTCGCTGTTCCGTGCGTCAGAACTGGTGGGTTCCCTAGTAACCAAGTCATTCTTCCTCTCGCACAAACACTCGAACATGAAGAG TTCCTCGAAGTGGTTAGACTCGGAGGTCATGCTTATTCACCTGAAGACATGGGTTTATCTCGGGATATGTATTTACTGCAG CTTTGCAGTGGCGTTGATGAAAATGTGGTTGGAGGCTGTGCTCAGCTTGTCTTTGCCCCTATCGATGAGTCATTTGCTGATGATGCACCTTTGCTTCCTTCTGGTTTCCGTGTCATACCGCtcgaacaaaaaataaatccG AATGACCACCAATCTGCAAGTCGAACACGGGATCTAGCGTCATCTCTAGATGGTTCCACCAAAACCGATACAGAAACAAACTCCAGATTGGTCTTAACCATAGCCTTCCAGTTTACTTTTGATAACCATTCAAGAGACAATGTTGCTACAATGGCGAGACAGTATGTGAGGAATGTTGTTGGTTCGATTCAGAGAGTCGCTTTAGCTATCACCCCTCGTCCTGGCTCAATGCAACTTCCCACTTCCCCTGAGGCTCTTACTCTTGTCCGTTGGATCACCCGTAGTTACAG TGCTCATACTGGTGCAGACCTGTTTGGAACTGATTCTCAATCC
- the LOC104757418 gene encoding nuclear transcription factor Y subunit A-7-like isoform X1, with protein MTSSIHELSGNIVSHEKQEQRDSQFQSPTPPGRNYESMATSLVFSEPVPPPPHPGSTLPMAPGQYPYPDPYYRSIFAPPPQQPYAGVHLQLMGMQQQGVPLPSDAVEEPVFVNAKQYHGILRRRQSRAKLESQNKVIKSRKPYLHESRHLHAIRRPRGCGGRFLNAKKEDEHHEESHEDSSNLSSGKSAMAASSGTS; from the exons atgacttCCTCAATCCATGAGCTGTCTg GTAACATTGTAAGTCATGAGAAGCAAGAACAGAGAGATTCTCAATTCCAGTCACCAACTCCTCCTGGAAGAAATTATGAATCAATGGCTACAAGTTTAGTCTTCTCAGAGccggttcctcctcctcctcacccGGGGAGTACACTTCCCATG GCACCTGGACAATACCCATATCCAGATCCTTACTACAGAAGCATCTTTGCACCGCCTCCACAACAACCCTATGCCGGG GTACATCTACAGTTAATGGGAATGCAGCAACAAGGTGTTCCTTTACCATCTGATGCAGTCGAGGAACCTGTTTTTGTAAACGCAAAGCAATACCACGGAATACTGAGGCGAAGGCAATCTAGAGCAAAACTTGAATCGCAGAATAAAGTCATCAAGTCACGTAAG CCATATTTGCATGAATCTCGGCATTTGCATGCGATAAGAAGACCAAGAGGATGTGGTGGCCGGTTTCTCAATGCCAAGAAGGAGGATGAGCATCACGAAGAAAGTCATGAAGATAGTTCCAACCTTAGCTCTGGTAAATCCGCCATGGCTGCTTCGAGTGGTACATCTTGA
- the LOC104757418 gene encoding nuclear transcription factor Y subunit A-7-like isoform X2, whose amino-acid sequence MSCNIVSHEKQEQRDSQFQSPTPPGRNYESMATSLVFSEPVPPPPHPGSTLPMAPGQYPYPDPYYRSIFAPPPQQPYAGVHLQLMGMQQQGVPLPSDAVEEPVFVNAKQYHGILRRRQSRAKLESQNKVIKSRKPYLHESRHLHAIRRPRGCGGRFLNAKKEDEHHEESHEDSSNLSSGKSAMAASSGTS is encoded by the exons ATGAGCT GTAACATTGTAAGTCATGAGAAGCAAGAACAGAGAGATTCTCAATTCCAGTCACCAACTCCTCCTGGAAGAAATTATGAATCAATGGCTACAAGTTTAGTCTTCTCAGAGccggttcctcctcctcctcacccGGGGAGTACACTTCCCATG GCACCTGGACAATACCCATATCCAGATCCTTACTACAGAAGCATCTTTGCACCGCCTCCACAACAACCCTATGCCGGG GTACATCTACAGTTAATGGGAATGCAGCAACAAGGTGTTCCTTTACCATCTGATGCAGTCGAGGAACCTGTTTTTGTAAACGCAAAGCAATACCACGGAATACTGAGGCGAAGGCAATCTAGAGCAAAACTTGAATCGCAGAATAAAGTCATCAAGTCACGTAAG CCATATTTGCATGAATCTCGGCATTTGCATGCGATAAGAAGACCAAGAGGATGTGGTGGCCGGTTTCTCAATGCCAAGAAGGAGGATGAGCATCACGAAGAAAGTCATGAAGATAGTTCCAACCTTAGCTCTGGTAAATCCGCCATGGCTGCTTCGAGTGGTACATCTTGA
- the LOC104757420 gene encoding ferredoxin--NADP reductase, root isozyme 2, chloroplastic isoform X1: protein MSHSAVVSQAGAVSVSIGNERSLRRSVFKQNNSISFNSKSWSSSLALNQKTTNVRDAKRYTSRTICMSVQQTSCSKVTVSPIELEDPNDPPLNLYKPKESYTAKIVSVERVVGPKAPGETCHIVIDHDGNLPYWEGQSYGVIPPGENPKKPGAPHNVRLYSIASTRYGDFFDGKTASLCVRRAVYYDPETGKEDPSKNGVCSNFLCDSKPGDKIQITGPSGKVMLLPEKDPKATHIMIATGTGVAPYRGYLRRMFMENVPNRTFGGLAWLFLGVANTDSLLYDDEFTKYLKDHPENFRYDKALSREEKNKKGGKMYVQDKIEEYSDEIFKLLDNGAHIYFCGLKGMMPGIQDTLKRVAEERGESWDLKLSQLRKNKQWHVEVY from the exons ATGTCTCACTCTGCTGTGGTGTCTCAG GCTGGTGCTGTCTCAGTTTCAATTGGAAACGAACGTTCTCTTAGAAGATCCGTCttcaag CAGAACAATAGCATAAGCTTTAATAGCAAATCATGGTCATCTTCCTTAGCATTGAACCAGAAGACAACAAACGTTAGAGATGCAAAACGGTACACCAGCAGGACAATATGTATGTCTGTTCAACAAACGAGTTGTTCCAAGGTTACTGTCTCTCCTATTGAGTTGGAAGACCCCAACGATCCTCCTTTGAACTTGTACAAACCCAAGGAGTCTTACACGGCTAAGATTGTCTCTGTGGAGCGAGTGGTTGGTCCAAAAGCCCCAGGAGAAACTTGTCATATCGTCATTGATCATGATGGTAACCTTCCTTACTGGGAAGGACAGAGTTATGGTGTGATCCCTCCT GGTGAGAACCCGAAGAAACCGGGAGCACCACACAATGTTCGCCTTTACTCAATTGCATCAACGAGGTATGGAGATTTCTTTGACGGCAAAACAGCGAGTTTATGTGTACGTAGAGCTGTTTATTACGATCCCGAGACTGGAAAAGAAGATCCTTCAAAGAATGGAGTCTGCAGCAACTTCCTCTGTGATTCAAAGCCCGGAGACAAGATTCAAATCACTG GTCCATCTGGGAAGGTAATGCTACTACCCGAGAAGGATCCAAAGGCGACACACATAATGATAGCCACAGGAACAGGAGTGGCTCCTTACAGAGGCTACCTACGTCGAATGTTCATGGAAAACGTTCCAAACAGGACATTTGGCGGCTTAGCTTGGCTCTTCCTAGGAGTGGCTAACACCGATAGCCTTCTATATGATGATGAGTTTACCAAGTACTTAAAAGACCATCCGGAAAACTTTAGGTATGATAAGGCGTTGAGCagagaggagaagaacaagaaaggtGGAAAGATGTATGTGCAGGACAAGATTGAGGAGTACAGTGATGAGATCTTCAAGCTATTGGACAATGGAGCTCATATTTACTTCTGTGGGCTTAAAGGAATGATGCCTGGGATTCAGGATACGCTTAAAAGAGTTGCAGAAGAGAGAGGTGAGAGCTGGGACTTGAAGCTTTCTCAGCTAAGGAAGAACAAGCAGTGGCACGTTGAAGTCTATTAA
- the LOC104757420 gene encoding ferredoxin--NADP reductase, root isozyme 2, chloroplastic isoform X2, whose protein sequence is MSHSAVVSQAGAVSVSIGNERSLRRSVFKNNSISFNSKSWSSSLALNQKTTNVRDAKRYTSRTICMSVQQTSCSKVTVSPIELEDPNDPPLNLYKPKESYTAKIVSVERVVGPKAPGETCHIVIDHDGNLPYWEGQSYGVIPPGENPKKPGAPHNVRLYSIASTRYGDFFDGKTASLCVRRAVYYDPETGKEDPSKNGVCSNFLCDSKPGDKIQITGPSGKVMLLPEKDPKATHIMIATGTGVAPYRGYLRRMFMENVPNRTFGGLAWLFLGVANTDSLLYDDEFTKYLKDHPENFRYDKALSREEKNKKGGKMYVQDKIEEYSDEIFKLLDNGAHIYFCGLKGMMPGIQDTLKRVAEERGESWDLKLSQLRKNKQWHVEVY, encoded by the exons ATGTCTCACTCTGCTGTGGTGTCTCAG GCTGGTGCTGTCTCAGTTTCAATTGGAAACGAACGTTCTCTTAGAAGATCCGTCttcaag AACAATAGCATAAGCTTTAATAGCAAATCATGGTCATCTTCCTTAGCATTGAACCAGAAGACAACAAACGTTAGAGATGCAAAACGGTACACCAGCAGGACAATATGTATGTCTGTTCAACAAACGAGTTGTTCCAAGGTTACTGTCTCTCCTATTGAGTTGGAAGACCCCAACGATCCTCCTTTGAACTTGTACAAACCCAAGGAGTCTTACACGGCTAAGATTGTCTCTGTGGAGCGAGTGGTTGGTCCAAAAGCCCCAGGAGAAACTTGTCATATCGTCATTGATCATGATGGTAACCTTCCTTACTGGGAAGGACAGAGTTATGGTGTGATCCCTCCT GGTGAGAACCCGAAGAAACCGGGAGCACCACACAATGTTCGCCTTTACTCAATTGCATCAACGAGGTATGGAGATTTCTTTGACGGCAAAACAGCGAGTTTATGTGTACGTAGAGCTGTTTATTACGATCCCGAGACTGGAAAAGAAGATCCTTCAAAGAATGGAGTCTGCAGCAACTTCCTCTGTGATTCAAAGCCCGGAGACAAGATTCAAATCACTG GTCCATCTGGGAAGGTAATGCTACTACCCGAGAAGGATCCAAAGGCGACACACATAATGATAGCCACAGGAACAGGAGTGGCTCCTTACAGAGGCTACCTACGTCGAATGTTCATGGAAAACGTTCCAAACAGGACATTTGGCGGCTTAGCTTGGCTCTTCCTAGGAGTGGCTAACACCGATAGCCTTCTATATGATGATGAGTTTACCAAGTACTTAAAAGACCATCCGGAAAACTTTAGGTATGATAAGGCGTTGAGCagagaggagaagaacaagaaaggtGGAAAGATGTATGTGCAGGACAAGATTGAGGAGTACAGTGATGAGATCTTCAAGCTATTGGACAATGGAGCTCATATTTACTTCTGTGGGCTTAAAGGAATGATGCCTGGGATTCAGGATACGCTTAAAAGAGTTGCAGAAGAGAGAGGTGAGAGCTGGGACTTGAAGCTTTCTCAGCTAAGGAAGAACAAGCAGTGGCACGTTGAAGTCTATTAA
- the LOC104757421 gene encoding uncharacterized protein LOC104757421 gives MVPPFIMCSVMILFIVIEPTTINARELRPSDHGLEYYYEPTGESQSEMTTFFGPPSPNELTPPTTSSTSSSSSPASTSSILPSAVKSPLTTTTTSSKVRDNDEENDHVMNHVLVVGSLVCGLSGVALMVASALIYFLGYPKTQNASVNCDHIHNNNVTNTK, from the coding sequence atggTTCCACCGTTTATTATGTGTTCAGTCATGATCTTGTTCATCGTCATAGAACCAACGACCATAAACGCTAGAGAATTACGACCTTCCGATCACGGTCTTGAGTACTACTACGAACCAACAGGCGAGTCTCAATCGGAGATGACCACATTCTTCGGACCACCTTCTCCAAATGAGCTGACGCCGCCGACGACAtcttcaacatcatcatcatcatcaccagcgTCTACTAGCTCGATATTGCCGAGTGCGGTGAAATCCCCACTAACGACGACGACAACGTCATCAAAAGTTCGAgacaatgatgaagaaaatgatcACGTGATGAATCACGTGCTGGTAGTGGGCAGCTTGGTGTGTGGACTCTCCGGTGTAGCTTTGATGGTCGCTTCTGCTctcatttattttcttggttaCCCGAAAACACAAAATGCCTCTGTTAATTGTGATCACATTCATAATAACAATGTCACTAATACCAAGTAG
- the LOC104759548 gene encoding F-box/kelch-repeat protein At4g29370-like: MIPEEEAESPLQPLPPAPCESFLSLPNEIALNCIARISKMYYPSLSLVSKTFRSLISSPELYAERSRLVTTESCLYICLRSTTVPFNPRWFSLWVKPNRNLTDGRIKEKSSGNLFVPLSDPFPPYSNSTVVVGSEIYVIGAPMYDNNFEPSSVVRVYDCRSHTWRDVPNMTRERRNAFACVLDDKIYVIGGCTCYDKYSSWFEMFDIETQTWRNLPTIPDIDVRLAYNWSIDAVEGKIYVKDCRRQGWIYNVLEGRWTVAERRSFTHRWLKYWCVIDDVIYCYSYIGYIWYNVESRKWTGVNGLGAFMKFCCTQGTSNTFAQNMVGLVNYGGKLAVLWYMSVGEKKNIWCAVITLEKCHNGREISGKIEWVDVVLTVPNSDDDLRCLAISI, encoded by the coding sequence ATGATccctgaagaagaagctgagtcGCCGCTTCAACCCCTTCCACCGGCACCATGTGAGTCATTTTTATCCCTCCCAAACGAAATCGCTTTGAACTGCATCGCACGTATCTCTAAAATGTATTACCCTTCGCTCTCCCTTGTCTCCAAGACCTTTCgttctctcatctcttctccAGAGCTCTATGCCGAGCGATCTCGATTAGTAACCACCGAGAGTTGCCTCTATATCTGTCTACGGTCTACCACCGTACCCTTCAATCCACGTTGGTTCAGTCTCTGGGTCAAACCTAATCGAAATCTAACCGATGGTAGGATCAAGGAGAAATCAAGTGGAAATCTCTTTGTTCCTTTATCCGATCCTTTTCCTCCATATTCAAATTCAACAGTAGTGGTCGGTTCGGAGATATACGTGATCGGTGCACCCATGTACGATAACAACTTTGAACCGTCCTCAGTTGTTCGGGTGTATGACTGCCGGAGTCACACGTGGCGGGATGTCCCTAACATGACGAGGGAGAGGAGAAACGCGTTTGCATGCGTTCTTGATGACAAGATTTACGTGATAGGAGGTTGTACTTGTTACGACAAGTACTCAAGTTGGTTCGAAATGTTTGATATAGAGACTCAAACTTGGAGAAACCTACCGACGATTCCTGACATTGACGTAAGGTTAGCATATAACTGGAGTATCGATGCCGTGGAAGGAAAGATATATGTAAAGGACTGTCGTCGTCAAGGTTGGATCTATAATGTGCTTGAAGGTAGATGGACTGTTGCAGAGAGGAGGAGCTTTACACATCGGTGGTTAAAATATTGGTGCGTGATAGATGATGTGATATATTGTTACTCATACATTGGATACATATGGTATAATGTAGAGTCTAGAAAGTGGACAGGTGTGAACGGTTTGGGAGCATTTATGAAGTTCTGTTGTACTCAGGGTACTAGTAATACTTTTGCTCAGAATATGGTTGGATTAGTTAACTATGGTGGAAAACTCGCAGTTCTTTGGTATATGTCTGTTGGTGAAAAGAAGAATATTTGGTGTGCGGTGATTACGCTGGAAAAATGCCATAATGGAAGGGAGATCTCCGGGAAGATTGAGTGGGTCGATGTGGTGCTTACGGTCCCTAACTCGGATGATGACTTGCGTTGTTTAGCCATTTCGATTTGA